The Telopea speciosissima isolate NSW1024214 ecotype Mountain lineage chromosome 11, Tspe_v1, whole genome shotgun sequence genome includes the window ACCTGCTTGCTATAGTACAATCAAAGTAACCTTCACTGAATTTTAATATATTCGCTGGTGTTTGATTGATTTTGGGAAGGGCAAGGGTGCTATTTTCACAAATTTGGTTGATTTTTAGTCTGTTCCGAGTCGATCACAGTGGCAGAGATTGTAAATTGGGGTTTGTTTGTTGAAGTCTTCGTGGACCCATAACCCACAGGAGGATTGGTTCATTACCAACCTGTCCTGTGGTACCACCATTCATCAGATTTTTTAGTCCACCTACCTATCATTACTGGGAATGGATTTTCCACAGAATCCTTTTCCATTGAAGCAAAAGCCATCGATCTGATTGATTCATCTGAGAGAAGACCATTCATACTAAACATGTGAGAGAtgttgatgtaggacaaaacatgaagaaaaagaggtcaAAAAACTGTTCACGCGAACAGTGCCACtaccccttattttgccttggtggaatattattagaagatcttttggggcccaagaccagatcatgtgaagactttttagaaaGGTCAATTTTGTATATGTGTGGGGATTTAGAAGTTTAGTTTGATTTACAAAGTAGgcttatgtttctattttttagtttctaattttgttccttgcgtgttggctgaactataaagctagtttctattttcattaggttcctatttttagtagtttctattttcttttaaattgagGTGCAAGCATAGCCCTCTATTAATTGTAAGGTTGCTGTAGCCATTCCCCACGATTGACATAGTTGAATGAAAACTTTGCTTGCTGAAAATATGATCTCTTCTCAAGTTATGTGTGGAACTTGAAGGGCTGCAGGAGCCTTGCTGGGAGAACTAAACCCTCCTAATtctttaccttctattttttattttctttttgcaactattttttgtttctcagGGGTAGAAAAGAGAGACACTTTTCACATTGCCGCATTCCGCATTAGCTGGATTAATTGGATTATCAATTCATATAttacttttttctttattgCAGGCTGTATATCAGAAAAATGGTACTATTTTCTTCCGTACAAGCATCCAGAATGCAATAACAGCTGAGCAAAGTAAAATACCATCCCTCATTCATAGTACATCCTTATTTATAGATTATTTcaatattttggttttctttcttaataCATTTTTGATTTTACTGTGCAGGACAACTTGATTTGGCCAAGGCTAACCTGCAAAAGTTGAGTGCAGCTTAGTTTCACCATATAAAACAACATTCATCCAActcctttgttttgttttttgtttggcttTGTTTGAAATGGGAATAGTTGCAGACTCGCAGTAGACTCGACAATGCTTAATATCTACTTACTATGACTGGATACATACTTCTAAGTCCATTAACCCCCCACCCATCTCCCAGAGGACCATGGATGTTGGGATTGGGATCAGACTTGCTGGGTTTAAGCCCAGTTGACTCGGCAATTTGACTCCAAGAATTGGTTATAACAGATCCAGGTAAATTGAACTTGACCGGTCATTGCTGGTAAAACCAAACCACACCAGAAGGGTTGGAACAGATCATAGTGGCACTCATGGTACCTCTTGCAATTACCTTTATGGATGATGATTTTCGAAGTACGCTACAGTTAGCTTGTAGCTTCTTTGGCAGTGGCACCAGAGTggtgatgatagtgatgatttGGGCTATTCTGACCATTTGTTTGCAAATAGAGAGagtaaagaagaaaagggagatCTACGATCAGGGAGTAGCAGAAGCGAAGAATGTACTTTTAAAGAAAAGTACTCAATTTAAAGAATGCTTGCTAAGTGGGATCGAAGGCTTAGCTTCCATCTGTTAAGGAATACGGtttgttttcaaattttaaaagttTGTTTTAACCTCTTCAAAACCTATCAGATTACTCGGGTGTAACGTGTTACTCCTTTTTATATTCAAACTGTACAACAATATTACTTATCTGGTTGTAACCACTATTACTTGTCCGATTGTAACAACAATACAATTGAATATATAAATCGCAACCTAAACCTAACATTGGTATGCGAGACTGTCACTCAAACTCTCGTACTTATCTATACATGGTATCAGTCGACCATTAAACTTTGCTAGACGCCAatgtcttcttcctcctcttccgcTATCTCATCTCCTCTTTGAATGGGTTCGTAAAGACCAGCTGGTCTTCAGCTGTTATCGATGCTTAGATGTTAAAACAGGGAGGTGATATGTTGCAAGACATGTTCAATTTattgaaaactcttttccatACACTTCCCTTAAAAGTCCTCCTCCTGCACCTTCTGCTCCACCATCTTCATGGCTTACTATATCCTCCATTCCTACCGTCACTAAGAGATCACTTGATGCAGCTGGTGTTGGTATGTCTAACATCCTTTTCATCTCACCCTCGTTCATTAACTTCTCCTCCACCATCCCCTCTTGGTCCCACCGATGCCACTCATGCACCACACTTGCTTCCTGAAACAATTGTTTCAGATGTTGTTCCAGATACATGTAACAGGTATGGCGATAGAGGAACCAAGGGAAACGGTCGCCACTACTGCTGCCTCTCCTATTGCACATCCATCCGAGCCTGCTCTAATGTCACGACAGCGTACTCACCACATGCAACTTTGCTCGAACCCCCGGCCATCCACTAAATACCCATTGCCATCAGCTGATCTGTCTCACTGCCAAGCTGAAATCGAGCCTACTTCCTTCAAAGAGGTGAATAAGCATGCTCATTGGCGAGAGGTGATGCTACTAGAGTTCAACGCTATACTAAACAATGGCACTTGGTCCTTGATTCCACCTTCTTCAAATTGCAATGTGGCTGGTTCAAAATGGGTATTTCATATCAAACGAAAAGCCGTCAGGCAATTGAGTGTTATAAAGCTCTATTAGTGGCGAAAAGGTACAATCAGCAGGAGGGCCTCGATTATATCAAAACATTTAGTCCGATTGTTAAATCGACCATTGTCCGCATCGTTCTATCATTGGTCACTACTCAtgttagggtttatggtttaagcacaaggttgcttaaagcattacatcctgagtatctagtttggaatatccagattgctgcctccagctagtatttataggaaaattagggtttagatcagatgggctaattattAGATTGCCCCTTATAgtctgagtattaatacaagtaggattatattaaaacatatgaagggatattacataaatacccttacaatctcctcctatgttctacatatatccaccatacatgtatagaaaccattgtttaatcagtaattgaatcaatataaattgaataaattgattatcaataatccaataaatcaaataagtaaacttcaagaaataaaattagggttttagatcaaaacta containing:
- the LOC122646434 gene encoding uncharacterized protein LOC122646434, with amino-acid sequence MAAAASSSSTSVAEYPRYELGKQIRNHEVAIAELNNLSSSRAVYQKNGTIFFRTSIQNAITAEQRQLDLAKANLQKLSAA